From a single Carassius carassius chromosome 8, fCarCar2.1, whole genome shotgun sequence genomic region:
- the LOC132145128 gene encoding pre-B-cell leukemia transcription factor-interacting protein 1-like isoform X5 yields MSDNSTGSTGSSSNSWTLLSPEEAAADPTAPVDDGTESIGDAPSLSEEIAGSSLEVRSHDPETPMLETVLSEVGHQVSASPTIRQETSPDFFEEVAASGHPDVELDPEIHAPVIHDTITSSPPDSDLLGAVPFSITTESAFQFSEESVLDEATEEEVADISPGQHVPVQESPAPEPVPKITSTPEPFREISSSPDVPVSPIPEISDSSTVPVLDIHADVHPAPESPPLAPPSETDTGFGSTIESPAPDSPFPETIGSVETEEEEATFEKEDIELPEKFPDVIREPESLGAELPAGTSAEDDGLRLRHVQPAVLLKRSSDEEEEEEEEFNLPARKEEKRGFSLNQLIVGALVLLCVGSFFFSSDFDGTELSDQELLDKLAQENKQINILEAQIEDMVFVTDQSQKEELDRALKMAADMHSTEKGALENENTKLKEQLSDLPGLKEELQMLRARVAELTKLTVQEDLPQQLPDSGPPSTGESSPEGIEKHWDKKDELMRQKTLLEESRKRLEGMKKQGLRESLVEMQKRLSKQVDQLGKQEEWKRQHQEHKGEKKEWGRKKEHDSSWKKDEVERGKEWKHGKDKQKDHLKKYKEEWDQKRDERRHERERRQKERPWKAKPSKHHHHHHHEQVDFWKHQEEKLRRNRRPAEGCHGTSNCADAEGLVPVKLVEFQDLLEVYLNKLDGVPQESKESLSRLTAQFFSGGVFAHDRMLFSEFAEDVADILEDLADGLEDKQHDNDSLEEEMEEFEKEALLQFAAPLA; encoded by the exons ATGTCTGATAACAGCACTGGCAGTACCGGGTCATCCAGTAATAGCTGGACTCTGCTCTCTCCAGAG GAGGCTGCTGCGGACCCTACTGCACCAGTGGATGATGGGACAGAGAGTATTGGAGATGCACCCAGTCTTTCAGAAGAAATAGCAG GAAGCTCTTTGGAGGTGAGGTCACATGACCCTGAAACGCCAATGTTGGAGACTGTTTTGTCAGAGGTGGGTCACCAGGTCAGTGCTTCACCAACG ATTCGCCAGGAAACATCTCCAGATTTCTTTGAGGAAGTGGCAGCGTCTGGTCATCCTGATGTTGAGCTTGATCCTGAGATCCATGCTCCTGTCATCCATGACACAATCACCAGTTCTCCCCCTGACAGTGACCTTCTGGGTGCTGTTCCCTTCAGCATCACTACAGAATCAGCCTTTCAGTTTTCAGAGGAGTCGGTCCTTGATGAAGCCACTGAAGAGGAAGTTGCTGATATCTCCCCTGGCCAGCATGTTCCAGTCCAAGAAAGCCCTGCCCCTGAACCAGTGCCCAAAATCACCTCCACTCCCGAACCATTCAGAGAAATTAGTTCTTCTCCTGATGTCCCTGTGAGCCCCATCCCTGAAATCAGTGATTCTTCTACCGTCCCTGTGCTTGATATTCATGCTGATGTACATCCTGCACCTGAATCACCGCCTCTGGCCCCGCCCTCTGAGACTGATACAGGATTTGGTTCTACAATAGAAAGCCCCGCCCCTGACAGCCCTTTCCCTGAAACCATTGGTTCGGTTGAAACTGAGGAGGAGGAGGCTACCTTTGAGAAAGAAGACATCGAGCTGCCAGAGAAATTCCCAGATGTTATCAGAGAGCCAG AATCTCTTGGTGCTGAACTTCCAGCGGGCACCTCGGCAGAAGATGATGGTCTGAGGCTCCGACATGTGCAACCTGCTGTATTGTTGAAGCGAAGCTCAgacgaggaggaagaggaagaagaagaattcAACCTGCCAGCGAGGAAAGAAGAGAAACGAGGTTTCTCTTTGAATCAGCTGATAGTGGGAGCTTTGGTCCTGCTCTGTGTCGGATCATTCTTTTTCTCCA GTGATTTTGATGGCACAGAATTGAGTGACCAG GAACTTCTTGATAAACTTGCTCAagagaacaaacaaataaatatattagaggCTCAGATTGAG GATATGGTCTTTGTCACTGATCAGTCACAGAAAGAGGAGTTAGACCGGGCTCTGAAAATGGCGGCAGATATGCATAGCACGGAGAAGGGAGCTCTGGAAAATGAGAACACTAAACTGAAAGAACAACTGTCTGATCTGCCTGGTTTAAAAGAAGAACTACAGATGCTGAGAGCAAGAGTTGCTGAGCTCACCAAGCTTACCG TTCAAGAAGACCTTCCACAGCAGCTCCCAGACTCTGGCCCGCCTTCCACTGGTGAGTCTAGTCCAGAAGGAATTGAGAAACACTGGGATAAAAAAGATGAACTCATGCGTCAGAAAACTCTTTTGGAGGAAAGCCGGAAGAGGCTGGAGGGAATGAAGAAACAGGGTTTGAGGGAGAGCTTGGTGGAGATGCAGAAGAGACTCTCGAAACAGGTGGATCAGCTGGGCAAGCAGGAAGAGTGGAAGAGGCAACACCAAGAGCACAAAGGGGAAAAGAAGGAATGGGGCAGAAAGAAAGAACATGACAGTAGCTGGAAGAAGGACGAGGTGGAAAGGGGAAAAGAGTGGAAGCATGGTAAGGACAAACAGAAAGACCATCTCAAGAAGTACAAAGAAGAGTGGGACCAGAAGAGAGATGAGAGAAGGCACGAGAGAGAAAGGAGACAGAAGGAAAGACCTTGGAAGGCCAAACCATCCAAgcatcatcaccaccaccaccatgagCAGGTAGACTTCTGGAAACACCAAGAAGAGAAGCTCAGGAGGAACCGACGTCCTGCCGAAGGCTGCCATGGCACATCTAACTGCGCTGATGCAGAGGGACTTGTTCCAGTAAAGCTAGTAGAGTTTCAGGACCTTCTCGAGGTCTACCTAAACAAACTAGATGGTGTTCCACAGGAAAGCAAGGAGTCTCTCAGCCGCCTCACCGCTCAGTTCTTCAGCGGCGGTGTTTTTGCCCATGACAGAATGCTCTTCAGCGAGTTTGCCGAGGATGTTGCAGATATCCTGGAAGATCTGGCAGATGGTTTAGAAGACAAACAGCATGACAACGATTCCCTTGAAGAAGAGATGGAGGAATTCGAAAAAGAGGCTCTGCTTCAGTTTGCCGCCCCTTTGGCGTAA